In Sorghum bicolor cultivar BTx623 chromosome 10, Sorghum_bicolor_NCBIv3, whole genome shotgun sequence, one genomic interval encodes:
- the LOC8069189 gene encoding serine/threonine-protein kinase NLK, producing MDAAVSLSLSLPLHHHVHGAHPLPLPAPHHHHHHNHCAANAPSSKAHAQAPPSARLSLAVAARPISPSSPAPAVPAQAPPAARSSSRAATGYAAALADACARAGTLRRAARHARKLLVLRPGRLEVDAAAVVEQMDARVAALVRMLVAKGKTGMVAEALAEFAAICDHLLPHQPPRARHAY from the coding sequence atGGACGCCGccgtctccctctccctctccctgccCCTGCACCACCACGTCCACGGCGCGCACCCGCTCCCTCTCCCAgcgccccaccaccaccaccaccacaaccaCTGCGCCGCAAACGCGCCGTCGTCCAAGGCCCACGCCCAGGCTCCTCCATCGGCGCGCCTgagcctcgccgtcgccgcgcgcCCCATCTCGCCGTCGTCCCCGGCGCCCGCGGTCCCAGCTCAAGCCCCACCCGCCGCGCGCTCCTCCAGCCGCGCCGCGACGGGGTACGCTGCCGCGCTGGCCGACGCGTGCGCCCGCGCCGGCACGctgcgccgcgccgcgcgccacgcgcgcaagctcctcgtcctccgccCTGGGCGGCTGGAAGTGGACGCTGCCGCGGTCGTGGAGCAGATGGACGCGCGGGTGGCCGCGCTCGTCAGGATGCTCGTCGCCAAGGGCAAGACCGGGATGGTCGCCGAGGCCCTCGCCGAGTTCGCCGCCATCTGCGACCACCTGCTGCCGCACcagccgccgcgcgcgcgccaCGCCTACTAG
- the LOC8069190 gene encoding uncharacterized protein LOC8069190: MKETNKVTAEAMEEEEEEEEEEERYVKVGTRFYRVTMRPNGGGGAGDAVARRRRRLHYLESCYLCKQSIACDRDVFMYKGDAAFCSEDCRDDQMDMDEALHAAARRHRLLQRSPASASSQSSQAAASTRPPPVMRRRPTIANLAARNPPVAAS; the protein is encoded by the exons ATGAAAGAGACCAACAAGGTCACGGCGGAGgcgatggaggaggaggaggaggaggaggaggaggaggagcggtacGTGAAGGTGGGGACGAGGTTCTACCGGGTGACGATGAGGCCaaacggcggcggtggcgccggcgacgccgtggcgcgtcgtcgtcgtcgcctccACTACCTCGAGTCCTGCTACCTCTGCAAGCAGAGCATCGCCTGCGACCGCGACGTCTTCATGTACAA GGGGGACGCGGCGTTCTGCAGCGAGGACTGCAGGGACGACCAGATGGACATGGACGAGGCGCTccacgcggcggcgcggcgccacCGCCTCCTGCAGCGCTCTCCGGCGTCCGCCTCCTCGCAGTCGTCGCAGGCGGCGGCGTCGACCAGGCCTCCGCCGGTGATGCGCCGCCGCCCCACCATCGCCAACCTCGCCGCGCGCAACCCGCCCGTGGCCGCCAGCTAG